In the genome of Entelurus aequoreus isolate RoL-2023_Sb linkage group LG15, RoL_Eaeq_v1.1, whole genome shotgun sequence, one region contains:
- the vps41 gene encoding vacuolar protein sorting-associated protein 41 homolog isoform X2 → MLFSQCRDHNYDISDVPEKVSSQGRYFKSIPMAEVVEESRKSSDDFTDESEEEDSEEEPKLKYERLSNGVTEILQTDAASCMTVHDKFLALGTHFGKVFLLDIQGNVTQKFEISSVKINQISLDESGEHVGICSEDGKVQVFGLYTREGFHENFDCPIKVVALHPHFSRSSNKQFVTGGNKLLLYEKNWMNRWKTSLLHEGEGSITNVQWRANLIAWANNVGVKIYDISTKQRITNVLRDNVSLRPDMYPCSLCWKDNTTLIVGWGTSIKICVVKERNPTEMRDLPSRYVEIVSAFEAEFFISGLAPLADQLVTLFFVKENPEHMDEEFLARPRLDIIQPLPESCEEISSDALTVRNYQENECRDYRLEHSEGESLFYIISPKDIVVAKERDQDDHIDWLLEKKKYEEALMAAEISFKNIKRHDVQKIGMAYINHLVEKGDYDAAARKCQKILGKNMELWENEVYRFKTIGQLKAISQYLPRGDLRLRPAIYEMILHDFLKTDYEGFATLVREWPGELYNNMAIVQAVMDHLKKEPSNSTLLTTLAELYTYDQRYDRALEIYLRLRHKDVYQLIHKHNLFSSIEDKIVLLMDFDKEKAVDMLLDNEDKISIDKVVEELAGRPELLHVYLHKLFKRDHHKGQKYHGKQIGLYAEYDRPNLLPFLRDSTHCPLEKALEICQQRHFVEETVFLLSRMGNCKRALQMIMKELEDVDKAIEFAKEQDDAELWEDLITYSIDKPPFITGLLNNIGTHVDPILLIHRIKEGMEIPNLRDSLVKILQDYNLQILLREGCKKILVADSLSLLQKMHRTQSRGIMVDEENICESCHAAVLPSDMAKPFSVVVFHCRHMFHKECLPSTGTIPGVQFCNICSAKKRGPGSGILEMKK, encoded by the exons GAGGAGGACAGCGAGGAGGAGCCCAAGCTGAAATACGAGCGCCTCTCCAACGGCGTGACGGAAATCCTCCAGACCGACGCAGCCAGCTGTATGACCGTCCATGACAAG TTTCTTGCCCTGGGGACTCATTTTGGGAAGGTCTTCCTGCTGGACATCCAAGGAAATGTCACCCAGAAGTTTGAAATT AGTTCGGTGAAGATCAACCAGATCAGTCTGGATGAAAGTGGTGAGCACGTGGGCATCTGCTCCGAGGATGGCAAG gTTCAAGTGTTTGGCCTCTACACAAGAGAAGGCTTCCACGAGAACTTTGACTGCCCCATAAAA GTGGTGGCATTACACCCCCACTTCTCCCGATCTAGTAACAAGCAGTTTGTCACCGGCGGCAACAAG CTTCTCCTGTACGAAAAGAACTGGATGAATCGCTGGAAGACCTCGTTGCTGCACGAAGGCGAGGGCTCCATCACCAATGTCCAGTGGAGAGCCAACCTCATAGCGTGGGCCAACAATGTG GGCGTCAAAATCTACGACATCAGCACAAAACAGAGGATTACAAACGTGCTGCGAGACAACGTCAGTCTGAGACCTGACATGTACCCCTGCAGCCTGTGCTGGAAGGACAACACCACCCTCATCGTGGGCTGGGggacctccattaag ATTTGTGTGGTAAAGGAGCGCAATCCCACGGAAATGAGAGATCTGCCGAGTCGTTACGTGGAAATAG TGTCTGCATTCGAGGCAGAGTTCTTCATCAGCGGGCTGGCGCCCCTGGCAGATCAGCTAGTCACCTTGTTCTTTGTGAAGGAGAACCCCGAGCACATG GACGAGGAGTTCCTGGCACGGCCTCGTCTGGACATCATCCAGCCTCTCCCTGAGAGCTGTGAGGAGATCTCCTCCGATGCACTGACCGTACGCAACTACCAGGAGAACGAGTGTCGGGACTACCGCCTTG AACATTCGGAGGGAGAGTCGCTCTTCTACATCATCAGTCCCAAAGACATCGTGGTGGCCAAGGAGCGCGACCAGGACGACCATATTGACTGGCTGCTGGAGAAGAAGAAATATGAG GAAGCGCTGATGGCGGCGGAGATCAGCTTCAAAAACATCAAGCGACATGACGTCCAGAAGATCGGGATGGCCTACATCAACCACCTGGTAGAGAAAGGCGACTACGACGCCGCTGCAAG GAAGTGTCAGAAGATCCTTGGCAAAAACATGGAATTGTGGGAAAATGAGGTGTACAGATTCAAGACCATTGGACAACTAAAG GCCATCAGTCAGTATCTACCCCGAGGAGACCTGCGCCTCCGACCGGCCATCTACGAGATGATCCTGCACGACTTCCTCAAAACAGACTACGAG GGTTTTGCCACGCTGGTCCGGGAATGGCCGGGAGAGCTTTACAACAACATGGCCATCGTTCAAGCAGTCATGGACCACCTGAAGAAGGAGCCCTCCAACAGCACCCTGCTCACCACACTGGCTGAACT GTACACCTACGACCAGCGCTACGACAGGGCGCTGGAGATCTACCTGCGGCTGCGGCACAAAGACGTGTACCAGCTCATCCACAAACACAACCTCTTCTCCTCCATCGAGGACAAGATCGTCCTCCTCATGGACTTTGACAAAGAG AAAGCTGTCGACATGCTGCTTGACAATGAAGACAAGATATCT ATAGACAAGGTAGTTGAAGAGCTTGCAGGCCGGCCCGAGCTTCTCCACGTG TACCTCCATAAACTGTTCAAGCGGGACCACCACAAAGGCCAGAAGTATCACGGGAAACAGATCGGCCTCTACGCCGAGTACGACCGCCCCAATCTACTGCCCTTCCTCAGAGACAGCACCCACTGCCCCCTGGAGAAG GCTCTTGAGATTTGTCAGCAGCGACACTTTGTGGAAGAGACCGTCTTCTTGCTCA GCAGGATGGGCAACTGCAAGCGAGCCCTGCAGATGATCATGAAGGAGCTGGAGGATGTGGACAAAGCCATCGAGTTCGCCAAAGAGCAGGACGACGCCGAGCTGTGGGAGGATCTCATCACCTACTCCATCGACAAACCCC CGTTCATCACCGGCCTTCTCAACAACATCGGGACCCACGTGGATCCCATTCTGCTCATCCATCGCATCAAGGAGGGCATGGAGATCCCCAACCTCAGAGATTCCCTCGTGAAAATCCTCCAGGACTACAATCTGCAG ATTCTACTAAGGGAGGGATGTAAGAAGATTCTGGTGGCCGACTCGCTGTCCCTGCTTCAGAAGATGCATCGCACCCAGAGTAGAGGCATCATGGTCGACG AAGAGAATATTTGTGAGTCGTGCCATGCTGCCGTCTTACCCTCAG ACATGGCCAAACCTTTCAGCGTGGTGGTgttccactgcagacacatgttCCACAAAGAATGTTTACCGTCCACAGGAACA ATTCCCGGAGTGCAGTTTTGTAACATCTGCAGCGCAAAGAAACGCGGGCCGGGAAGCGGGATCCTGGAGATGAAAAAATAG
- the vps41 gene encoding vacuolar protein sorting-associated protein 41 homolog isoform X1, with product MLFSQCRDHNYDISDVPEKVSSQGRYFKSIPMAEVVEESRKSSDDFTDESEEEDSEEEPKLKYERLSNGVTEILQTDAASCMTVHDKFLALGTHFGKVFLLDIQGNVTQKFEISSVKINQISLDESGEHVGICSEDGKVQVFGLYTREGFHENFDCPIKVVALHPHFSRSSNKQFVTGGNKLLLYEKNWMNRWKTSLLHEGEGSITNVQWRANLIAWANNVGVKIYDISTKQRITNVLRDNVSLRPDMYPCSLCWKDNTTLIVGWGTSIKICVVKERNPTEMRDLPSRYVEIVSAFEAEFFISGLAPLADQLVTLFFVKENPEHMQDEEFLARPRLDIIQPLPESCEEISSDALTVRNYQENECRDYRLEHSEGESLFYIISPKDIVVAKERDQDDHIDWLLEKKKYEEALMAAEISFKNIKRHDVQKIGMAYINHLVEKGDYDAAARKCQKILGKNMELWENEVYRFKTIGQLKAISQYLPRGDLRLRPAIYEMILHDFLKTDYEGFATLVREWPGELYNNMAIVQAVMDHLKKEPSNSTLLTTLAELYTYDQRYDRALEIYLRLRHKDVYQLIHKHNLFSSIEDKIVLLMDFDKEKAVDMLLDNEDKISIDKVVEELAGRPELLHVYLHKLFKRDHHKGQKYHGKQIGLYAEYDRPNLLPFLRDSTHCPLEKALEICQQRHFVEETVFLLSRMGNCKRALQMIMKELEDVDKAIEFAKEQDDAELWEDLITYSIDKPPFITGLLNNIGTHVDPILLIHRIKEGMEIPNLRDSLVKILQDYNLQILLREGCKKILVADSLSLLQKMHRTQSRGIMVDEENICESCHAAVLPSDMAKPFSVVVFHCRHMFHKECLPSTGTIPGVQFCNICSAKKRGPGSGILEMKK from the exons GAGGAGGACAGCGAGGAGGAGCCCAAGCTGAAATACGAGCGCCTCTCCAACGGCGTGACGGAAATCCTCCAGACCGACGCAGCCAGCTGTATGACCGTCCATGACAAG TTTCTTGCCCTGGGGACTCATTTTGGGAAGGTCTTCCTGCTGGACATCCAAGGAAATGTCACCCAGAAGTTTGAAATT AGTTCGGTGAAGATCAACCAGATCAGTCTGGATGAAAGTGGTGAGCACGTGGGCATCTGCTCCGAGGATGGCAAG gTTCAAGTGTTTGGCCTCTACACAAGAGAAGGCTTCCACGAGAACTTTGACTGCCCCATAAAA GTGGTGGCATTACACCCCCACTTCTCCCGATCTAGTAACAAGCAGTTTGTCACCGGCGGCAACAAG CTTCTCCTGTACGAAAAGAACTGGATGAATCGCTGGAAGACCTCGTTGCTGCACGAAGGCGAGGGCTCCATCACCAATGTCCAGTGGAGAGCCAACCTCATAGCGTGGGCCAACAATGTG GGCGTCAAAATCTACGACATCAGCACAAAACAGAGGATTACAAACGTGCTGCGAGACAACGTCAGTCTGAGACCTGACATGTACCCCTGCAGCCTGTGCTGGAAGGACAACACCACCCTCATCGTGGGCTGGGggacctccattaag ATTTGTGTGGTAAAGGAGCGCAATCCCACGGAAATGAGAGATCTGCCGAGTCGTTACGTGGAAATAG TGTCTGCATTCGAGGCAGAGTTCTTCATCAGCGGGCTGGCGCCCCTGGCAGATCAGCTAGTCACCTTGTTCTTTGTGAAGGAGAACCCCGAGCACATG CAGGACGAGGAGTTCCTGGCACGGCCTCGTCTGGACATCATCCAGCCTCTCCCTGAGAGCTGTGAGGAGATCTCCTCCGATGCACTGACCGTACGCAACTACCAGGAGAACGAGTGTCGGGACTACCGCCTTG AACATTCGGAGGGAGAGTCGCTCTTCTACATCATCAGTCCCAAAGACATCGTGGTGGCCAAGGAGCGCGACCAGGACGACCATATTGACTGGCTGCTGGAGAAGAAGAAATATGAG GAAGCGCTGATGGCGGCGGAGATCAGCTTCAAAAACATCAAGCGACATGACGTCCAGAAGATCGGGATGGCCTACATCAACCACCTGGTAGAGAAAGGCGACTACGACGCCGCTGCAAG GAAGTGTCAGAAGATCCTTGGCAAAAACATGGAATTGTGGGAAAATGAGGTGTACAGATTCAAGACCATTGGACAACTAAAG GCCATCAGTCAGTATCTACCCCGAGGAGACCTGCGCCTCCGACCGGCCATCTACGAGATGATCCTGCACGACTTCCTCAAAACAGACTACGAG GGTTTTGCCACGCTGGTCCGGGAATGGCCGGGAGAGCTTTACAACAACATGGCCATCGTTCAAGCAGTCATGGACCACCTGAAGAAGGAGCCCTCCAACAGCACCCTGCTCACCACACTGGCTGAACT GTACACCTACGACCAGCGCTACGACAGGGCGCTGGAGATCTACCTGCGGCTGCGGCACAAAGACGTGTACCAGCTCATCCACAAACACAACCTCTTCTCCTCCATCGAGGACAAGATCGTCCTCCTCATGGACTTTGACAAAGAG AAAGCTGTCGACATGCTGCTTGACAATGAAGACAAGATATCT ATAGACAAGGTAGTTGAAGAGCTTGCAGGCCGGCCCGAGCTTCTCCACGTG TACCTCCATAAACTGTTCAAGCGGGACCACCACAAAGGCCAGAAGTATCACGGGAAACAGATCGGCCTCTACGCCGAGTACGACCGCCCCAATCTACTGCCCTTCCTCAGAGACAGCACCCACTGCCCCCTGGAGAAG GCTCTTGAGATTTGTCAGCAGCGACACTTTGTGGAAGAGACCGTCTTCTTGCTCA GCAGGATGGGCAACTGCAAGCGAGCCCTGCAGATGATCATGAAGGAGCTGGAGGATGTGGACAAAGCCATCGAGTTCGCCAAAGAGCAGGACGACGCCGAGCTGTGGGAGGATCTCATCACCTACTCCATCGACAAACCCC CGTTCATCACCGGCCTTCTCAACAACATCGGGACCCACGTGGATCCCATTCTGCTCATCCATCGCATCAAGGAGGGCATGGAGATCCCCAACCTCAGAGATTCCCTCGTGAAAATCCTCCAGGACTACAATCTGCAG ATTCTACTAAGGGAGGGATGTAAGAAGATTCTGGTGGCCGACTCGCTGTCCCTGCTTCAGAAGATGCATCGCACCCAGAGTAGAGGCATCATGGTCGACG AAGAGAATATTTGTGAGTCGTGCCATGCTGCCGTCTTACCCTCAG ACATGGCCAAACCTTTCAGCGTGGTGGTgttccactgcagacacatgttCCACAAAGAATGTTTACCGTCCACAGGAACA ATTCCCGGAGTGCAGTTTTGTAACATCTGCAGCGCAAAGAAACGCGGGCCGGGAAGCGGGATCCTGGAGATGAAAAAATAG